Proteins found in one Primulina eburnea isolate SZY01 chromosome 16, ASM2296580v1, whole genome shotgun sequence genomic segment:
- the LOC140816443 gene encoding heavy metal-associated isoprenylated plant protein 12-like, whose protein sequence is MMKVVLKLDFPDEKTKKKALKNISGISGIESIAMDSKDKKLTVTGDIDPVAMVAKLRKLCNTEIVTVGPAKEPEKKKDEPKKKDDAKKKDGPKEDEAAQMLKAYHAYNQQHPYYYQSQHQPYSNPQAAPAYYARSPEDDPNGCVIC, encoded by the exons ATGATG AAAGTTGTGTTGAAATTGGATTTCCCGGATGAGAAAACCAAGAAAAAAGCCCTGAAGAACATCTCCGGCATCTCAG GGATTGAGTCGATTGCTATGGATTCGAAGGACAAGAAGTTGACTGTCACCGGAGATATTGACCCGGTGGCGATGGTGGCGAAGCTGAGGAAGCTCTGCAACACGGAAATAGTCACCGTCGGGCCGGCGAAGGAGCCAGAGAAGAAGAAGGACGAGCCCAAGAAGAAGGACGATgccaagaagaaggatgggccCAAAGAAGACGAGGCGGCCCAAATGCTCAAGGCTTACCATGCTTACAATCAACAACACCCTTATTACTATCAATCTCAGCATCAGCCTTATTCGAATCCTCAGGCGGCGCCGGCGTATTATGCTCGGAGTCCGGAGGACGATCCAAATGGTTGTGTTATTTGCTGA